A single genomic interval of Candidatus Rokuibacteriota bacterium harbors:
- a CDS encoding SDR family oxidoreductase, with product MKPQEALSLQGRVALVTGASRGLGRALALALGAAGAAVACAARSVEGVEDTAACIREAGGQARAFPLDVTRGDQIAATVAAVEEGLGSLDILVNNAGINLEKRFVELTDADWEEILGTNLTAMFRCCRAVAPSMIARGRGKIINVGSMWGRLGVPRYSAYCVSKAGVDALTRCLAIEWARHNIQVNCLAPGYLRTDFSREKMMEPRVRDLILSKIPARRLAEPDEMGPLAVYLASSGSDFMTGQTVYIDGGETVTW from the coding sequence GTGAAACCGCAGGAGGCGCTGTCACTCCAGGGACGGGTGGCGCTGGTGACCGGGGCCAGCCGCGGGCTCGGCCGCGCCCTCGCGCTGGCGCTGGGTGCCGCCGGCGCCGCGGTGGCCTGCGCCGCGCGCTCGGTGGAAGGGGTCGAGGACACCGCGGCCTGTATCCGCGAGGCGGGCGGGCAGGCGCGCGCCTTTCCGCTGGACGTGACGCGGGGCGATCAGATCGCCGCCACGGTGGCCGCCGTGGAGGAGGGGCTCGGGTCGCTCGACATCCTCGTCAACAACGCGGGGATCAACCTGGAGAAGCGGTTCGTCGAGCTCACCGACGCGGACTGGGAGGAGATCCTCGGGACCAACCTCACCGCGATGTTCCGCTGCTGCCGCGCCGTGGCGCCCTCGATGATCGCGCGGGGGCGGGGAAAGATCATCAACGTCGGCTCCATGTGGGGGCGGCTGGGCGTGCCGCGCTACAGCGCCTACTGCGTGAGCAAGGCCGGAGTGGACGCCCTCACGCGCTGCTTGGCCATCGAGTGGGCGCGCCACAACATCCAGGTCAACTGCCTGGCCCCCGGCTATCTCAGGACCGACTTCTCCCGGGAGAAGATGATGGAGCCGCGCGTCCGCGACCTCATCCTGTCCAAGATCCCCGCGCGGCGGCTGGCGGAGCCCGACGAGATGGGACCGCTGGCGGTGTACCTGGCCTCTTCGGGCTCCGACTTCATGACCGGCCAGACCGTCTACATCGACGGCGGCGAGACCGTCACCTGGTAG
- a CDS encoding TetR/AcrR family transcriptional regulator translates to MRKRKAAQRGGTHLTRERILAVSGRVFNQRGYHGTTLDDIARALGVTKAALYYHVKNKEELLFQCHQLALDIGMEGFHLALAQPGPPDEQLRAALAHYIEGMADQLKGTVVLLEQGALSPPHHRRIVRGRDEYEQALRRMIAAGITAGVFVPCDPKLVGFAILGAVHWIPKWYHPAGPSPAREIAEAFATYLVRGLTKQPSPELPAPLRAGAESAPLDDHSA, encoded by the coding sequence ATGCGCAAGCGCAAAGCGGCACAGCGGGGCGGCACGCACCTGACGCGCGAACGGATCCTGGCGGTGAGCGGGAGGGTGTTCAACCAGCGTGGCTATCACGGCACGACGCTGGACGACATCGCCCGCGCCCTCGGCGTCACGAAGGCGGCGCTGTACTACCACGTCAAGAACAAGGAGGAGCTGCTCTTCCAGTGCCATCAGCTGGCGCTCGACATCGGCATGGAGGGCTTCCACCTGGCGCTGGCCCAGCCGGGGCCGCCGGACGAGCAGCTTCGCGCCGCGCTGGCCCACTACATCGAGGGGATGGCCGACCAGCTCAAGGGCACGGTGGTGCTGCTCGAGCAGGGGGCCCTGTCGCCCCCCCATCACCGCCGCATCGTGCGCGGCCGCGACGAGTACGAGCAGGCGCTGCGCAGGATGATCGCCGCGGGCATCACCGCCGGCGTCTTCGTCCCCTGCGATCCCAAGCTCGTGGGCTTCGCCATCCTCGGCGCGGTGCACTGGATCCCCAAGTGGTACCACCCCGCCGGGCCGAGCCCGGCGCGCGAGATCGCCGAGGCCTTCGCGACCTATCTCGTCCGCGGGCTGACCAAGCAACCGTCTCCCGAGCTGCCGGCTCCCCTGCGGGCCGGGGCGGAGAGCGCCCCTCTCGATGACCACTCCGCCTGA
- a CDS encoding methylmalonyl-CoA mutase, whose translation MTTPPDASRRPEGPRKGHLEAYFEKPARLRTWSGIEVKPVYRPEDVAGTYRDRLGDPGQFPYARGIHADMYRGKYWTRREVCGYGGPEETNRRMKFLLAQGASGLNVIFDIPTMTGMDADHPMVEEEVGVQGTSLATVEDMETLMEGLPLDGISMSIVVTSHAAPVVLAMYLAVARKRGLPLDRLRGTIQNDPLHHRFCGYPPAYSPLNLGLKTAVDCLEFCARQMPYWYPINVNAYDLREEGLGAAEEIGFSFAMARTYIDRALERGLAIDELAPRMVFYCSAHIDLLEEVAKFRAMRRMWARMLREEYGARDPRSWQFKFGVHTAGVSLVPQQPLNNIVRVAYEALAAVLGGAQSLHCCSYDEPISLPTEQAHQIAIRTQQILAYEVGAANAADPLGGSYLIEALTDRLETDARAILGRIAEQGGMYRAIETGWVDQELENAAYRYQQEVERRQRIIVGANAFSVPPEQDHEVPAHPRPSATEVRARLDGLKRFRERRDAAAVTAALERLRGEAGRGERHNLIPCLVDVVAAGATLGEAVGVMREAYGHAYDPAGMVRSVL comes from the coding sequence ATGACCACTCCGCCTGACGCCTCCCGCCGGCCCGAGGGCCCCCGCAAGGGCCACCTCGAGGCCTACTTCGAGAAGCCCGCGCGGCTCAGGACCTGGTCGGGCATCGAGGTGAAGCCCGTCTACCGGCCCGAGGACGTGGCCGGCACCTACCGGGACCGCCTGGGCGATCCGGGCCAGTTCCCGTACGCGCGCGGCATCCACGCCGACATGTACCGCGGGAAGTACTGGACCCGGCGCGAGGTGTGCGGCTACGGCGGCCCGGAGGAGACGAACCGGCGGATGAAGTTCCTGCTCGCCCAGGGCGCCTCGGGGCTCAACGTCATCTTCGACATCCCGACCATGACCGGGATGGACGCCGACCACCCGATGGTGGAGGAAGAGGTGGGGGTCCAGGGCACCTCGCTGGCAACCGTCGAGGACATGGAAACGCTCATGGAGGGCCTGCCGCTGGACGGCATCAGCATGTCCATCGTCGTGACCTCCCACGCGGCGCCGGTCGTGCTGGCCATGTACCTCGCGGTGGCGCGCAAGCGCGGCCTGCCGCTCGACCGGCTGCGCGGCACGATCCAGAACGACCCCCTGCACCACCGTTTCTGCGGCTACCCGCCCGCCTACTCGCCGCTGAATCTCGGGCTCAAGACGGCGGTGGACTGCCTCGAGTTCTGCGCCCGCCAGATGCCGTACTGGTACCCCATCAACGTCAACGCCTACGATCTCCGCGAGGAGGGGCTGGGCGCCGCGGAGGAGATCGGGTTCTCCTTCGCCATGGCCCGCACCTACATCGACCGCGCCCTCGAGCGGGGGCTTGCCATCGACGAGCTGGCCCCGCGCATGGTCTTCTACTGCTCGGCCCACATCGACCTGCTCGAGGAGGTGGCGAAGTTCCGCGCCATGCGGCGGATGTGGGCCCGCATGCTCCGCGAGGAGTACGGCGCGCGGGACCCGCGCTCCTGGCAGTTCAAGTTCGGCGTCCACACCGCGGGCGTCTCACTGGTGCCCCAGCAGCCGCTCAACAACATCGTGCGCGTCGCCTACGAGGCGCTGGCCGCCGTGCTCGGGGGGGCCCAGTCGCTGCACTGCTGCTCCTACGACGAGCCCATCTCGCTGCCCACGGAGCAAGCCCATCAGATCGCCATCCGCACCCAGCAGATCCTGGCCTACGAGGTGGGCGCGGCGAACGCGGCCGACCCGCTGGGCGGCTCCTACCTCATCGAGGCCCTCACCGACCGGCTGGAGACGGACGCGCGCGCCATCCTCGGCCGCATCGCCGAGCAGGGCGGCATGTACCGCGCCATCGAGACGGGCTGGGTGGACCAGGAGCTGGAGAACGCGGCCTACCGCTATCAGCAGGAGGTGGAGCGGCGCCAGCGCATCATCGTGGGCGCCAATGCCTTCAGCGTGCCGCCCGAGCAGGACCACGAGGTGCCGGCTCACCCGCGCCCGTCGGCCACCGAGGTCCGCGCGCGTCTCGACGGCCTCAAGCGCTTCCGCGAGCGCCGCGACGCGGCCGCGGTGACGGCCGCGCTGGAGAGGCTTCGAGGCGAGGCCGGCCGCGGCGAGCGCCACAACCTGATCCCCTGCCTGGTGGACGTGGTCGCTGCCGGCGCCACGCTGGGCGAGGCCGTGGGCGTGATGCGCGAAGCCTATGGGCATGCGTACGATCCGGCCGGCATGGTCCGCTCCGTCCTCTGA
- a CDS encoding cobalamin B12-binding domain-containing protein, which translates to MRTIRPAWSAPSSEPVSAIKVLLGKVSMDGHDRGVRVLARLLRDAGMEVVYLGKFLPHEAVIEAAIQENAQVVGLSFLSGEHASHTRRFARALRSRGLTEVLFLVGGVIPRQDIAELLEAGADGVFVAGTPVEEVVGFIRERVGA; encoded by the coding sequence ATGCGTACGATCCGGCCGGCATGGTCCGCTCCGTCCTCTGAGCCCGTGTCCGCCATCAAGGTGCTGCTCGGCAAGGTGAGCATGGACGGCCACGACCGCGGCGTGCGCGTGCTGGCGCGGCTCCTGCGTGATGCGGGGATGGAGGTCGTCTACCTCGGCAAGTTCCTCCCCCACGAGGCGGTGATCGAGGCCGCCATCCAGGAGAATGCCCAGGTGGTGGGGCTGTCCTTCCTCTCGGGCGAGCACGCCTCGCACACGCGGCGCTTCGCCCGGGCGCTCCGGAGCCGCGGCCTCACGGAGGTCCTCTTCCTGGTGGGCGGGGTCATCCCGCGGCAGGACATCGCCGAGCTCCTCGAGGCCGGCGCCGACGGCGTCTTCGTGGCGGGCACTCCCGTGGAGGAGGTCGTGGGCTTCATCCGCGAGCGGGTCGGCGCCTGA